In Pseudomonadales bacterium, a single window of DNA contains:
- a CDS encoding VOC family protein, with product MKPRISMICLGVNDLKAAIAFYQNGLDLPRKEPFSEDIAFFDLKGSWLGLYPWDKLAEDITIAQEGSGFRGITLAHNVTSKEEVRSVIEQAVAAGATLLKQPQDVFWGGYSGYFSDPDGHIWEIAWNPFDWIGPLDTED from the coding sequence ATGAAACCCCGTATTAGCATGATCTGCCTTGGCGTAAACGATCTTAAGGCCGCTATCGCTTTCTATCAAAATGGCTTAGACCTACCCCGTAAAGAACCTTTCAGCGAAGACATCGCCTTCTTTGACCTCAAGGGTAGTTGGCTTGGCCTCTACCCCTGGGACAAACTAGCGGAAGATATAACCATTGCCCAAGAGGGCTCTGGATTTAGAGGCATAACCCTCGCTCATAACGTCACCTCTAAAGAAGAGGTTCGCAGCGTCATTGAGCAAGCGGTAGCGGCTGGCGCAACCTTGCTCAAGCAACCCCAGGATGTTTTCTGGGGCGGCTATTCCGGGTATTTTTCTGATCCTGACGGCCATATCTGGGAAATTGCCTGGAATCCTTTTGACTGGATTGGCCCATTGGACACCGAAGATTAA
- a CDS encoding DUF3365 domain-containing protein, which yields MTQPSFRLLTTLKLTLTCSLLASLIATPLSFAQPQKEDMAQLQTQAKILVQKFSGELKPQLKKALQTGGPLQAIEVCATSAPEIARTLSQATGWDIKRVSLQPRNDESARPDTWEHNVLQDFNQRQQDGEAVVEINYSEQIDGRFRFMQAQAVEPICLACHGQHLSPEVEQSLKKYYPKDQATGYSLGQIRGAFSLSKPL from the coding sequence ATGACCCAGCCTTCGTTCAGACTACTAACTACACTCAAGTTAACGCTAACCTGTAGCTTACTTGCTTCCCTCATTGCCACTCCGCTGTCATTTGCACAACCGCAAAAAGAGGATATGGCGCAATTACAAACACAGGCTAAGATACTGGTACAGAAATTTAGCGGCGAGCTAAAACCCCAACTCAAAAAGGCATTACAAACAGGTGGGCCGCTCCAAGCTATTGAAGTCTGCGCAACCAGCGCACCTGAGATCGCACGCACTTTAAGCCAGGCAACGGGCTGGGATATTAAACGCGTAAGCTTGCAGCCACGTAACGATGAAAGCGCCCGACCAGATACCTGGGAGCACAACGTTTTACAAGACTTTAACCAGCGCCAGCAGGATGGCGAAGCTGTCGTCGAAATCAACTATTCTGAGCAGATAGATGGGCGCTTTCGGTTTATGCAAGCTCAGGCTGTAGAGCCAATTTGCTTGGCCTGTCATGGTCAGCATTTGTCGCCCGAAGTCGAACAGTCGCTAAAGAAGTACTACCCAAAGGATCAAGCGACCGGCTATTCGCTGGGGCAAATAAGAGGCGCATTCAGTCTGTCGAAACCGTTATAA
- a CDS encoding hemerythrin domain-containing protein, whose product MTNSDNWLVHDHSMYEELLSQCQDAVGMEDWRSAETAFGELVWHMKGHMAMEEEVLYPAYDARIPTPNGPTDALRDEHDNIVRLVSDMSRLLKSHDSEHVFECLTHLENLMIKHHEKEEDIFLPMASLLLEENRTDLMQQLSTFDATKSKRKWNV is encoded by the coding sequence ATGACAAACTCAGATAATTGGTTGGTACATGATCACTCAATGTACGAAGAGTTACTCTCCCAGTGCCAGGATGCCGTTGGCATGGAAGACTGGCGTAGTGCTGAGACCGCCTTTGGTGAACTGGTCTGGCATATGAAAGGCCATATGGCGATGGAGGAAGAGGTGCTCTACCCTGCCTATGACGCCCGAATCCCTACCCCTAACGGCCCCACCGACGCCTTACGGGATGAGCACGACAATATTGTTCGCTTAGTCTCTGATATGTCTCGTTTGCTTAAAAGTCACGATTCAGAGCATGTGTTTGAGTGCCTGACACATTTAGAAAACCTAATGATTAAACATCATGAAAAAGAAGAAGATATTTTTTTACCCATGGCAAGCCTGTTATTAGAGGAAAATCGCACTGACCTCATGCAGCAACTAAGCACCTTCGACGCCACTAAATCCAAAAGAAAGTGGAACGTCTAA
- a CDS encoding DUF2235 domain-containing protein, whose product MKRIVICADGTWNSPEQGAATNVLKIARAVRPQASGIEQICFYDWGVGTDRKKIAGGISGAGIDKNIMDCYRFIVHNYDPNDQLFFFGFSRGAYTVRSLAGFIRNCGLLKREHADKIPEAFLLYRKRTKSSSPNQATAVQFRKNYAVADLTPIEFVGVWDTVGALGIPVPFWGTLGEREFLFHDTEPSKIIQHARHAVSIDENREDFEPALWSKKPGFDIKQVWFAGVHSDIGGGYKESGLSDCANDWIIKQASSFGLEFEPHLLNAIKPDPLDKAHDERKGIYLARKNFVRKVNGPVHISVKQRWDQNPYNYQNKSKALSELLTSVNQVWSNVELED is encoded by the coding sequence ATGAAACGCATCGTGATCTGTGCCGATGGCACCTGGAACTCACCCGAACAAGGTGCCGCAACCAATGTATTAAAAATCGCCCGTGCCGTTCGCCCTCAGGCCAGCGGCATTGAACAGATTTGCTTTTACGACTGGGGAGTCGGCACTGATCGTAAAAAGATTGCTGGTGGCATATCCGGGGCAGGCATTGATAAGAATATTATGGATTGCTATCGCTTTATCGTACACAACTACGACCCTAACGATCAGCTCTTCTTTTTTGGCTTTAGTCGCGGTGCTTACACGGTAAGATCGCTTGCTGGTTTTATACGCAATTGTGGACTGCTCAAACGCGAACACGCTGACAAAATACCAGAGGCATTTTTACTCTATCGCAAACGCACTAAATCCAGTAGCCCCAATCAAGCCACTGCCGTTCAATTTCGCAAAAATTACGCAGTGGCTGATTTGACTCCTATTGAGTTTGTCGGCGTTTGGGACACCGTCGGAGCCCTAGGCATACCTGTCCCCTTCTGGGGCACATTGGGGGAACGCGAGTTTCTCTTTCATGACACCGAACCCAGCAAAATTATTCAGCACGCACGCCATGCGGTATCCATTGACGAAAACCGTGAAGATTTTGAACCCGCACTTTGGAGCAAAAAACCCGGCTTTGATATCAAACAAGTCTGGTTTGCCGGTGTTCATTCAGATATTGGCGGCGGTTACAAAGAGTCCGGGCTCAGTGATTGCGCCAATGACTGGATTATTAAACAAGCCTCAAGTTTCGGCCTGGAGTTCGAACCACATTTACTGAACGCCATAAAACCAGATCCTCTGGATAAAGCGCATGATGAGCGTAAAGGTATTTATTTAGCGCGCAAGAATTTTGTACGTAAAGTCAACGGGCCTGTGCATATAAGCGTCAAACAACGCTGGGATCAAAATCCGTATAACTATCAGAATAAGAGTAAAGCTTTGAGCGAGCTGCTCACATCCGTTAATCAGGTTTGGTCAAACGTTGAACTGGAAGATTAA
- a CDS encoding DUF1722 domain-containing protein, protein MTRSLQKIQIGISSCLLGEQVRYDGGHKNNSYIVQTLGQYFEFHPFCPEVSIGLGVPRETIRLVEQQERILCVGTKTPELDVTEKLIQCANEQQSWQQSLCGYILKKDSPSCGMERVKVYRNEQPQKIGVGLYAKQMMSNFPHLPIEEEGRLGDPVLRENFIHRVFIFQRWKQMLSQNVKAAAITEFHARHKLILMSHDQHQYRRLGQLVSTISQWDIGEFCARYLTTLMTILKIPATRKNHVNVLQHIQGYLKRDLDKEDKKELSETIEQYRSGLLPLIVPITLLRHHFRKCPNEYINNSYYMAPHPAELMLLNDV, encoded by the coding sequence ATGACCCGCAGTTTACAAAAAATACAAATTGGTATCAGCAGCTGTCTACTCGGGGAGCAAGTACGTTATGATGGCGGCCATAAGAATAATAGCTATATTGTCCAAACCCTTGGCCAATACTTTGAATTCCATCCTTTCTGTCCCGAGGTATCAATCGGTCTTGGCGTACCCAGGGAAACCATCAGGCTGGTAGAGCAGCAAGAGCGCATTCTCTGTGTAGGGACAAAAACACCTGAACTGGATGTGACCGAAAAACTAATCCAATGCGCCAATGAACAGCAGTCCTGGCAACAATCTCTCTGTGGCTATATTTTAAAAAAGGACTCTCCCAGTTGCGGCATGGAAAGGGTAAAAGTTTATCGCAATGAACAACCGCAAAAGATAGGGGTCGGGTTGTATGCCAAGCAGATGATGAGTAATTTTCCACATTTACCAATAGAGGAAGAAGGACGACTCGGCGACCCCGTTTTACGTGAAAATTTTATTCACCGGGTTTTTATCTTTCAGCGCTGGAAACAAATGCTCAGCCAAAATGTTAAAGCTGCTGCCATCACCGAATTCCACGCCCGGCATAAACTGATACTAATGAGTCACGACCAGCATCAGTATCGTCGTCTAGGCCAGTTAGTCTCTACAATCAGCCAATGGGATATTGGAGAATTCTGCGCTCGCTATCTGACGACTTTAATGACGATATTGAAAATACCCGCAACTAGAAAAAATCATGTCAATGTCTTACAACACATACAGGGTTACTTAAAGCGCGACCTGGACAAAGAAGATAAAAAGGAGCTGAGTGAAACCATTGAACAATATCGGAGTGGCCTGTTACCCCTGATTGTCCCCATCACCCTGTTGCGACATCATTTTAGAAAATGTCCCAACGAGTATATTAATAATTCCTACTATATGGCTCCACACCCCGCTGAACTGATGCTACTCAATGATGTATGA
- a CDS encoding DUF1570 domain-containing protein, with protein sequence MFRLIKNILVLVFLLILPLAVKFYYSSPEQRAYYIAWLQQRSDMPLLESVARVRQEIEQVTAEQLMARFNQSAEGFQQIDTCGKTETLAVEEASSSKVYRWVDEAGQVHFSDKEPGKLVNTEQMSVHYPNRKRYFNLKLIEDNASLPAFTRDKVSADMRQIYGILSRDMQLDHLRQVMLNVRLIDSQEAFQAYRAEVAPQISTNSGFYTSKHNEAVVFQGDNEQQTLAVVRHEATHVIVAGLYGYTPVWFNEGLAEYFEHMHISGQLRQVEPVTFHVEHLRQLVNGGQLMPWRDYIQLKPDQWYSGNLQNHYAQAWALVYFLMSEDTGKQLLQGMMNQLAENFCWQFSSVDYIEQSYPGGLAGLEADWRKWLEQEPQPHRY encoded by the coding sequence TTGTTTCGGCTGATTAAAAATATTCTGGTGTTGGTGTTTTTGCTCATATTGCCTTTGGCGGTGAAATTCTATTATTCCAGCCCAGAGCAGCGTGCGTATTATATCGCTTGGCTACAGCAGCGCTCTGATATGCCGTTGTTGGAATCGGTGGCTAGAGTCCGGCAAGAAATAGAGCAGGTTACTGCCGAGCAGTTGATGGCTAGATTCAACCAAAGCGCAGAGGGTTTTCAGCAGATCGATACTTGCGGTAAAACTGAGACTTTGGCGGTAGAAGAAGCGAGCAGTAGCAAGGTCTATCGCTGGGTGGATGAAGCCGGGCAGGTGCATTTCAGCGATAAGGAACCGGGAAAGTTGGTGAACACTGAACAGATGTCTGTCCACTATCCGAATCGCAAACGCTATTTCAATTTAAAGCTGATTGAAGATAACGCGTCGCTGCCAGCTTTCACTCGCGACAAAGTCAGCGCCGACATGCGCCAAATTTACGGTATTTTATCGCGCGATATGCAGCTCGATCACCTACGTCAGGTAATGCTCAATGTGAGACTGATCGACAGCCAGGAGGCATTCCAGGCCTATCGCGCCGAGGTGGCGCCGCAAATATCGACTAACTCTGGATTTTATACGAGCAAACATAATGAAGCGGTGGTCTTTCAGGGCGACAACGAGCAGCAGACGCTGGCGGTGGTGCGGCACGAAGCAACCCATGTGATAGTCGCGGGGCTCTATGGTTACACACCGGTTTGGTTTAACGAGGGCCTGGCAGAATATTTTGAACACATGCATATTAGTGGGCAGCTTCGGCAGGTAGAACCGGTTACTTTTCATGTCGAACATTTGCGCCAGTTGGTGAATGGCGGGCAATTGATGCCGTGGCGAGACTATATACAGCTCAAGCCGGATCAATGGTATAGCGGTAATCTCCAAAATCATTATGCCCAGGCTTGGGCACTGGTTTACTTTCTTATGTCCGAAGATACTGGTAAGCAGCTGCTACAGGGTATGATGAATCAGCTAGCGGAGAATTTTTGCTGGCAGTTTTCGTCAGTTGATTATATCGAGCAGAGTTATCCCGGCGGATTGGCTGGCTTGGAAGCGGATTGGCGCAAATGGCTGGAGCAGGAGCCGCAGCCACATCGTTACTAA
- a CDS encoding DUF4202 family protein: MSLYTLVHQFVTTAFSSEPAIIRHLERTEYWARTLRPNADEALRCAAVAHDIERSEPNSESNLVFRKRPFQDAQALRYHQRRGAEIIGDYLTQQGVDKVQIQRIQSLVATHEVGGTADQNFIKDVDSLSFLENNLAYFVEKLIGSHGVTDVIAKFQWMHGRITDSTIRKLAQPYYLDAIATLNSVQNAHP, translated from the coding sequence ATGTCTTTGTATACCTTGGTACATCAGTTCGTCACAACAGCGTTTAGCTCGGAGCCAGCGATTATCAGACATCTGGAACGAACCGAGTATTGGGCGCGAACGCTTCGCCCTAATGCCGATGAGGCCTTGCGTTGTGCTGCTGTTGCACATGACATCGAAAGGTCTGAACCCAATTCTGAGTCAAATTTGGTCTTTCGAAAGCGCCCTTTCCAAGATGCACAAGCACTGCGTTACCATCAACGCAGAGGCGCCGAAATTATTGGCGACTATCTGACCCAACAGGGTGTCGATAAAGTACAAATCCAGCGTATTCAATCCTTGGTTGCGACGCATGAAGTCGGTGGCACAGCAGACCAAAACTTTATCAAGGATGTTGATAGCTTGAGTTTTTTAGAAAATAATCTAGCGTATTTTGTAGAGAAACTCATCGGCTCACACGGCGTTACTGATGTGATTGCTAAGTTTCAATGGATGCATGGTAGGATTACTGATTCCACTATACGAAAATTAGCACAGCCTTATTATCTTGACGCCATCGCCACGTTAAATTCTGTACAGAACGCTCACCCATAA
- a CDS encoding ABC transporter ATP-binding protein, whose translation MTQALVEIEKLVYSLKEGDITRTILDRVSLAVQPAESVALLGRSGSGKSTLLNLISGIDKATEGRIHIAQQEITQLGEPALTLFRRQQIGVIYQFFHLIPTLTVAENIALALELNRWSAQDTKARVAELLEQVGLTAYAQRFPDQLSGGEQQRVAIARALAHKPPLLLADEPTGNLDAQIGRDVMALLNRLVAQEGVTLILVTHSQAVAQSANRILTLEQGQLAERAGDFAW comes from the coding sequence ATGACGCAAGCGTTAGTGGAAATCGAAAAGCTAGTTTATAGCCTGAAGGAAGGGGATATCACTCGCACCATCCTTGACCGTGTCAGTCTCGCGGTACAACCCGCTGAATCCGTCGCGTTACTCGGTCGTAGTGGCTCCGGCAAGTCCACCTTACTCAACCTTATCAGCGGCATAGACAAGGCAACCGAGGGCCGAATCCATATTGCTCAGCAAGAGATCACCCAGTTAGGCGAACCCGCGCTCACGCTGTTTAGGCGCCAACAGATCGGGGTGATCTACCAATTTTTTCATTTAATCCCCACCCTGACGGTAGCTGAGAATATTGCTTTAGCTTTGGAGTTGAATCGCTGGTCAGCGCAGGATACCAAAGCAAGAGTGGCCGAGCTATTAGAGCAGGTCGGCTTAACCGCTTATGCCCAACGCTTCCCCGATCAACTCTCCGGCGGCGAACAACAGCGAGTCGCTATTGCCCGCGCACTGGCGCACAAACCACCGCTATTGTTGGCGGACGAACCCACTGGCAATCTGGACGCACAGATTGGCCGCGACGTGATGGCGTTGCTCAATCGTCTGGTGGCGCAGGAGGGCGTAACGCTGATTCTGGTCACCCATAGTCAGGCGGTGGCACAAAGTGCAAACCGTATTTTGACCTTGGAGCAGGGCCAATTGGCGGAACGTGCCGGTGATTTCGCGTGGTAA
- a CDS encoding M48 family metallopeptidase: protein MITFNLVSLHLLCNDLCNGRRDDLFFSQTDVIELFKFLFKTPTDTVGYPDYLVINRRKVKWARIQVHADGKVQMVVPLHYTERDISHFFQQKQHWIEQKRAGMQRPAHEVLGIKEGQLLLFGRGYDLSDIRASEEVIDHDQQMITSRYNLAQQQQQESWYRKLAKAYLSEQIEQLAYTHGYSFSRLFIRAQRTRWGSCSAQKNISLNWKLVKAPIHVSDYVILHELAHTRIMNHSPAFWREVEQLVPDYRAARTWLRTYGAFL from the coding sequence ATGATAACCTTCAATCTGGTATCACTGCACCTTCTGTGCAATGATCTGTGCAATGGTCGGCGTGACGATTTATTTTTCTCTCAAACGGATGTTATTGAGTTGTTCAAATTTCTATTTAAAACTCCTACGGACACTGTTGGATACCCTGACTATCTAGTGATCAATCGTCGCAAAGTGAAGTGGGCAAGAATTCAGGTGCATGCCGATGGCAAGGTGCAGATGGTCGTGCCTCTGCACTATACCGAGCGAGACATCAGCCATTTTTTCCAGCAAAAACAACACTGGATAGAGCAAAAACGGGCTGGCATGCAACGCCCTGCACATGAGGTATTAGGTATTAAAGAGGGTCAGCTGCTGCTGTTTGGTCGCGGCTATGATTTGTCCGATATCAGGGCGAGTGAGGAAGTGATCGACCACGATCAGCAAATGATCACTAGCCGATACAACTTGGCGCAACAGCAACAGCAGGAAAGTTGGTATAGAAAACTTGCCAAAGCCTATCTTTCTGAGCAGATTGAACAACTGGCATACACGCATGGCTATAGCTTCAGTCGTCTATTTATTCGTGCGCAACGAACGCGTTGGGGTTCCTGCAGTGCGCAGAAAAATATTTCACTGAACTGGAAATTGGTCAAAGCACCGATTCATGTGAGTGATTATGTCATCCTGCATGAATTGGCGCATACCCGGATAATGAATCACAGTCCTGCCTTTTGGCGAGAGGTCGAACAACTTGTGCCGGATTACCGTGCCGCCAGGACTTGGTTACGAACATACGGTGCTTTTCTTTGA